A part of Aspergillus flavus chromosome 5, complete sequence genomic DNA contains:
- a CDS encoding putative ssDNA binding protein Ssb3 (hypothetical protein Ao3042_00613) codes for MSLQTPRVLPAHLHAFHPSNANPHVTNTVRILGTVTALRGDTATITCGDNGDVTLILKPDSHLQMGKLVEVVGKVTDVEGQGLGVRVLGSFDWGNPSDCDYKIYENVVNATHRFKSLFYESAE; via the exons atgtCCCTCCAAACACCCCGCGTCCTCCCCGCCCACCTCCACGCCTTCCACCCCTCCAACGCAAACCCCCACGTCACAAACACCGTCCGTATACTGGGCACAGTAACAGCTCTCCGCGGCGACACGGCGACCATCACGTGTGGAGATAATGGAGACGTGACGCTGATCCTGAAGCCCGATTCGCATCTGCAGATGGGGAAGTTGGTCGAGGTTGTTGGGAAGGTGACTGATGTTGAGGGGCAG GGTCTTGGAGTGAGGGTGTTGGGCAGCTTTGATTGGGGGAATCCCTCTGATTGCG ATTATAAGATTTACGAGAATGTTGTTAATGCGACACATCGGTTTAAATCGCTGTTCTATGAGTCGGCTGAGTAA